TCCAGCGGCCAACTGAAGGCCCTCCGCCCGCCGTAACGCGGCCTCTTCGGGCTCGGAAAGAAGTTTCCGTACGCCGTCCGCGAGCCCGCGCGTGTCGCCCGGAAAAGCCAGGATCGCGCTGTCCCCGACCAGCTCCGGTACGCCGCCGACCGCGGTCGCCACCGCCGGTACGCCGACCTGCAGCGCCTCCTGCAGCACCAGCGCCCGCGCTTCCCAGTGCGAGGTGAGCAGGAAGACGTCGGCCGCGCCGAGCAGGTCGGCCACGTCGCTGCGGTGCCCGAGCAGGCGGACTGGCAGGCTCTCGGCGTCGATCCTGGCCTGCAGGTTCTCCCGCAGCGGACCGTCGCCGACCACCGCGAACACGACGCCCGGCTCGGTCTTCGCCACCTCGGCCGCTACGGACAGCAGCGTCGGGTAGTCCTTCTGCGGCGCCAGCCGGCCCACGGTGAGCACCAGCGGCGCGTCGCCGATCCCCAGCTCCTCACGAACGGCAGCGGACGGCGTATGGACCTCTGGCATGGCTGGAGCGGCGACGGGCGCGAGGCGCGCCTGGCGGGCTCCTAGGCGTCGGGCGAGCTCGACCAGGTCGTTGGACGCTCCCAGCGTCAAGTCGGCGCCACGGGCCACCAGACGCTGTCCCAGCCGCATCACGACGCCGCGAGGGCCTGGTGCGATCACCGCGTTGTGCCAGGTGACCACCAGCGGCCGCAGGTGGGACCTGTCGCGCAGGGCGGCCATGCCCGCCCGGTACCCGTGTGCGTGGACTACGTCGGAGCCACGCAGGCCCACTGCGGTAGCGACGACCGTGGCGTCGCCGAAGTCGAAGTGCTCGGCCGTGCCCGGCGGTGCGCAGACCACGACCTCGTGACCGGCAGCCAGGTAGCGCGGGACCAGTGAGGCGACGTGCTGACCGATCCCGCCCCGCGACTCCGCCAGCAGCAGGCC
The Kribbella italica DNA segment above includes these coding regions:
- a CDS encoding glycosyltransferase family 4 protein, which translates into the protein MRIGLLLAESRGGIGQHVASLVPRYLAAGHEVVVCAPPGTAEHFDFGDATVVATAVGLRGSDVVHAHGYRAGMAALRDRSHLRPLVVTWHNAVIAPGPRGVVMRLGQRLVARGADLTLGASNDLVELARRLGARQARLAPVAAPAMPEVHTPSAAVREELGIGDAPLVLTVGRLAPQKDYPTLLSVAAEVAKTEPGVVFAVVGDGPLRENLQARIDAESLPVRLLGHRSDVADLLGAADVFLLTSHWEARALVLQEALQVGVPAVATAVGGVPELVGDSAILAFPGDTRGLADGVRKLLSEPEEAALRRAEGLQLAAGWPDEDAVAKNLLDIYAGLVATTA